A window of the Synechococcus sp. M16.1 genome harbors these coding sequences:
- a CDS encoding helix-turn-helix domain-containing protein — protein sequence MDWIIQLHIVRHETNLENRLIKFFRLLITRLGKRTSEGLLLEHTLSHARIAEIVGSTRSTVSRTISTLRKTRQIYIDELRGQIVLPVN from the coding sequence ATGGACTGGATCATTCAACTGCATATTGTGAGGCATGAGACAAATCTAGAAAATCGACTGATAAAATTTTTTAGATTACTAATAACAAGACTAGGAAAGAGGACATCAGAAGGGCTACTACTAGAGCACACACTGTCTCATGCACGTATTGCTGAAATCGTTGGGTCTACGAGATCGACCGTATCAAGAACGATTAGTACTCTTAGGAAGACCCGTCAAATTTATATTGATGAGCTAAGGGGCCAGATCGTTCTACCCGTGAATTAA